The genomic window ATTTCTGGAGCAAGTGATAGAGTAAATTACTATATGTCTTTTGGCTATTTAACTTCAGAAGGAGCGATTGTTGGAAATGATTATAAATCTGCTCGTTCTAACATGAAAGTTGATGCTAAAGTTACAGATTGGCTTGACCTTGGATTAAACGTTAATTTTCAAGATCGATCTGATGGAGATGTTACCCCTTCTTTAGACACGCGTTCTGGGTTTAATAATATGATGAGAACCAGTCCGTTTGGAACTTTTATAGATGCAAATGGAAACTATGAAAGACAGCCAATGGGGAAAAATGTTTCTGGACAGAATTACAACTATTACTATGAGCGTCAATTTATTGATAAAGAGACGGGATATACCACATTGAACACTATTTTCAATGCTAAAGTAAGTCTGCCAGCAGGTATTACTTATACCTTTAATATTGCTCCTCGCTATCAATTTTTTCACGACCGTTATTTCAGATCTACGCAGAATCCAAACTGGCCTGCAGCTACTACAGGGGTAAACAGAAATAATTCGACAAGATTTGATTATAACTTGAATAATACCATTACATGGGATTATACTATTGCACAAAAACATCACATTATTGCCACTTTTGTTCAAGAAGCTGAGGAGCGTCGTTATTGGTCAGATGAGATAGATGCTTATAATATTCAGCCTTCAGATGCTTTAGGATTTCACTACATAAATACGGCAACAATGGCAAATAGTGCTATTAGATCAAACGATACGCATGAAACCGCAGATGCATTAATGGCTAGACTTTTCTATTCGTTTGATAATCGTTATATGCTTACAGCTACTATACGCCGTGACGGATATTCGGCATTTGGAGCTTCAAATCCTTATGCAGTTTTCCCATCTTTTGGAGTTGCATGGAACTTTAAAAATGAAAAATGGTTTAACTGGGATGCGATGAGCACAGGTAAATTGCGTTTGTCTTGGGGGCAAAATGGAAACAGAACGCTTGTAGATCCGTACGTTTCTTTAGCAAACTTGGTAAATACAGGAACAATGGGGTATCTAGATGCTTCAGGAAAAGCGCTTGAAATAAAGTATTTATCTCTTGATCGTATGGCAAATCCTAATTTGGAATGGGAAAAAACAACTTCAACAAACATAGGTCTTGATCTAGGTTTCTTACATGATCGCATTACTGCTACTATAGACGCCTACAGATCATCTACTCATGACATGATTATGAGCCAATCTTTGCCTGGTTTTACAGGGTTTTCAACAATTGCTACTAACCTTGGAGAGGTACAAAATCAAGGTATCGAATTGAGTCTTAATACGCTAAACATGAGAAAACCAAACTTTGAATGGCGTACTTCATTCGGAATCTCTTATAACGAGAATAAGATTGTGTCATTGTATGGCAATATGGTAGATATTAAGGATGCAAGCGGTAATGTTGTTGGAAAAAAAGAAGGAGATGACTCTGCTAATGGATGGTTTATAGGAAGACCAATCACTCAAATCTGGGATTATAAAGTAACCGGAATTTGGCAGAAAGACGAATGGAAAGAGGCTCAAAAATACGGACAGCGTCCTGGAGATCCAAAAGTGGCGAACAGCTATACAGCAGATGATGTAGATGCAGTAGATGCAGATGGAAATCCTTATAAAAAAGCCGTTTATAATGAAAAAGACAAACAGTTTTTAGGAAATTCAAATCCTCCAGTGCAATGGATGCTACGTAACGATTTCAAAATTTATAAAAATTGGGATTTAGGCATCAGCATGTATTCAAATATGGGAGGCAAATCGCTTGATTCCAATTATATGAATACGTTCAACGATTCTAGTTTATATAAATTCAATTTTAATCCATACCTGAATCCGTATTGGACACTTGACAACCCAACAAATGAATGGGCACGTCTTGATGCAAAAGGACCTGCTGGAACTCCAGTTGCGCCAGGAAGATTATATGACCGTAGTTTTATTCGTCTCGACAATATTTCATTAGCCTATACACTCCCAAAAGATCTTATGGATAAAGTGCATATTAAAAGCATAAAAATCTATGCTTCTGTTCAGAACGTGGCAACATGGGCTGCTTCTAAAGAATGGAAATATTATGGAGATCCAGAAACAGGCGGACTGGCTACAAGACAGTTTAATTTAGGTTTTAATTTCCAACTTTAAAATTATTCAACAATGAAAAAATATATAAAAAATAGCATTTCAAGACTAGTGCCTTTTGTATTATTGGCAGCGCTTTCTAGTTCTTGTTCAAAAGATTTTCTGGAAGCAGATCCGCTTTCGTTCTACGAACCAGAAACTACATTTTCTACAGAAGCTGGGTTGCAGGCAACTTTAGCATTGTGCGATAAACAATTGCGTAATAACTATATTCACTTTGGTTATTCTGGTGTTAGCGTACCAATTGGAACAGAGTATCTTTTCTCTGATATGGCGCAATATGGAAAAACAGATACAGGAAGTAATATTGCTGATTATGCCAATACCATCGTTCCTACTGGAGATTACAGAAGAGATGCGGGTGGAGAACATATTTATCTTGGATTCCTTTGGACTGAAGCTTATACAGGTATTAAAAATGCAAATACGGTGTTGACCTACATTGACAAAGTAACAACTTTATCAGAAGATATTAAACGTAAATATATCGGACAGGCTTATTTTCATAGAGCATATCGTTATCTAAACTTAGTGTATGAATTTGGAGATATACCCTTGATTACTAAAATTTTGGAAGTACCTAAGCAGAGCTATTATTCTACTAAAAAAGAAGCCATTATTGAAATGATTACAGCTGATATGGAGAAAGCTGTAGAATGGGTGCCAGAACAAGCAAAAATTGGTTATGTAGGTATGATTAGCAAAGGTGCTTGCCGTCAGCTGCTGATTAAATGTTATTTAGCATCAGGCAAATTTGCAGAAGCTGAAGCGCAAGCCAATATTTTGATCAATCAATCAGGCTATTCTTTAGTACAAGGAAATTTAGGAATTTTTGATCCGGGAGGAAATCCTACTGCATGGCCTATTACAAGAAATGTAATTTGGGATTTGCACAGGCCAGAAAATAAAGTAATTGGTTCTAATACAGAAGCTATCTTGGTAGCACCAAATGGAGGAGCTCAATCGTTTTTAGCATTTTCTTCTATGAGAATTTTTGGTCCAAACTGGAATGATGCCAACTTAATTACCCCTGACGGAAAAACAGCAGCGCCTCGTTTTCCATCGAATGATAAAAACAATTATAATGCAAAGTATGATTACCAAAGAGCAATCGGTCGTGGTATTGGTACAATTAGTGGTTCTTACTATTCACAGCATCCTATGTGGGTTGTTAATGGTGTTGAAGACAAGGTTGATCTTAGACATAACAGCACTGTTGGTAACTGGGTAAATATGGAAGATCTTAAATATGCTCCTGGAGCTGGCGGAAGCGCTACTTGGGCTGGACAAAATTTTAGAATGAAAGATGCTACGGGGAAATTGTTAGCACAAGATTCTATTCGTGACTGGTTTGATTTTCCTCATTACAAAATCTTTTATCATGATGTTGTGGCCGAAGCCAATCCGGCAGCAAATGACTTTCAAGGTGCTACTGCAGGAGCAAGTGCACATATGTATATCTATCGTTTAGCAGAAACTTATTTATTACGTGCTGAAGCTCGTTTTTATCAAGGTAATGTTTCTGGAGCAGCTCAAGATGTGAATGTAGTAAGAGCTAGAGCAAAAGCTTCAAGAATGTATACCACAGTAACAATTGGTGATATTTGCGCAGAAAGAGGACGAGAGCTTTATATGGAAGAATGGAGAAATGTAGAGTTAAAACGTATCTCACACTGTTTAGCTCTAAGCGGAAAAGCAGATGAATGGGGAAATACCTATAACAAAGACACTTGGGATAAGCAATCAGGAAAAGATGCAACTGGCGGAAGCTACTGGTGGCAGCGTATTGTTCATTACACACTTTACAATAAATATCCAGCTGGAATTTCTCTTAAACCAGGTGTAAAGTTTTATTCGATGGACAAACGAAACAATTACTGGCCAATTCCGTATAGACTTGCTATTGAACCAAATATCAAAGGTCAGCTAAGCCAGAATTTTGGTTATGATGGATATGATGCAGGAGTTAAAGTTTGGGATAAATGGCAGGATGCTGTTGAAGATGAAAGTAAAATTTAATCTTTTTTGATCCATTCAAAAGCGAAAGAATATTAATACTGACTTTATTGAGTCTTCATATTAATCTTTCGAAATTTTATAATAAAAAAAGCTGTCTCAAAAGGACAGCTTTTTTTTTGCCAAAAAGAATATTTATAGACTTTATTTTATCAATAAAACACTTTTGTGACTAAAGTAACTGTGCAAGAAAAATAAACTGCTGAAATTTGTGGCATCACAATATTGATATAATTAGAAACTTTAGAATACCACAATTTAAACATCATAAACAATTCAAGTTAGAAACACATCATGGCAGATAATAATAAGAATAAGGAACATTGGGAAACCGTTTACGAAACCAAAAGCCCTAGTGAGGTAAGCTGGACACAAGAAATACCTGAAACTTCACTCAATTTTATTGCTTCTCTTGAGTTAACCAAAGAAGCTCAGATTATTGATGTGGGTGGTGGTGATAGTAAACTTGTAGATCATTTACTGAAACTAGGCTACAAGAATATTACTGTTCTGGACATTTCAGCAAAAGCAATTGAAAGAGCACAAAAACGTTTAGGAGACCAAGCGCAAAAAGTAACCTGGATAATAAGTGATATTACTAATTTCGAACCAGAAAGAACCTATGCTGTTTGGCATGATAGAGCAGCTTTTCATTTTTTGACAACACAAGAAGAAACTTCAAAATATCTGAATATTGTACAGCAGGCAGTAAATGGTTTCCTGATAATTGGAACGTTTTCAGAAAATGGCCCCACTAAATGTAGCGGACTTGATATTAAGCAATACTCAGAGCAGACTTTGACTAAAAAGTTTGAAAATAAATTTGAGAAAATCTCTTGTATTACCGTAAATCATATAACTCCTAATGACAAAATACAGAATTTTACATTTTGCAGTTTCAAAAACAAGAACACAACTCTTTTATCTTCTATTTAAAATAATATGGAGAAATCTTTGGTGTATTTTATCAATAAATTTAATATCAGACAATTTCAAAGCACTATATAAAAAATACTGCTCAAAGTTTGCACAGCAGAATCACTATTTCATAAAAAAAAGAAGACAGATATCAAAAATATCTGTCTTTATCCATACACAATCAATAACTACTGGTATTTTTTTACACTAAGAATCTTGAGAAATTTCTAAGTCTCTTTTAAGAGTCTAATACCTAAGTTATTATTTGCTGAAATCGTAGCTCAACGAAGCGCCTAGCCCAAACTGAAATGTTGATGCATAATCAGTTACTGCCACTGGTCCCCAATAGTAATCCCAGTAATAGTCATATCCAACAGCTGCCGACATAGATTGCAAGTAAGCATGAAGATTAATTGACAATGGTGAATTTGTTTTTACTTTCACACCACCTTTAATCTCCCAAGCGAAATACGTTCCGCTACCGCTTTTAGGTGTTTCAAGAATTGCTACTCCTAAACCTGCACCTAGAAAAGGAAGCGCCTTTTGTGAACTTGAACCGAAATAATAAGTATAGTCAGCTAGTATATAGTTGATAGCACCTTTATCATCTCCAACATTAACCTGAGATCCAGCGGGAATATTTCCATTGTTTAAAGGTATTTTTGTATACAGAGGCATGTGTGTATCAAGTCTGTTATATTTTAATTCTATAGATGCATTATCCATTATAAAATATTCCAAACCTATACCATATTCAAAACCATCTTCAACCTTTCCATAAGAGGAATCGAAATCTACTCTGTCGGAAAAAGTATACCCTCCGTACAGATTAAGCAAAAATGACTGGCTGCTTTGTGCTGACATTGCCAGTGAAAAGAAAAAAAAGACAACTAATAAATGATACTTTTTCATAGTTTTTAATTTTAGTTTGTAATAAAGGGATTTATTATTCTCAAGCCCGTCAGCTTAATCAAAAATAATTAGAGTTTGCATTAGTGGCTTATTTCTCACCAAAGTTATCTTACAAAATTGATTTTCAGCTATAATACTAGGCCAATTATGTTTCAAATTATAAAATGAAACCACATTTATACAGTATTTCTAAAAAAACATATGGATTATCTAAAAATAAAAATGCTGTCAAACATAAATTTACTAGGCTTAGATAAAGTTCTTTAGTAAGCTTTTTTTCTAAGCTATGAATTGATAAGAAAAAAGATTTCTCAAATAATCTTCATTAATAACAATAATATTTCTTAGTAGTGAAAACAGAATTTGTATTATCTAAATATGGAAAAATAATTAAGGGCGCAAATGCACCCTTAAATTTTTCATTTGATAACAAACGAGTTTTCTAATTTATCCTGATATAATAATAAAGTGATATATTTTTTGGTCTGGTTTCATTGCTAATTCTTGGAGTGCCATAACCAGCGTTTACAG from Flavobacterium sp. KACC 22763 includes these protein-coding regions:
- a CDS encoding SusC/RagA family TonB-linked outer membrane protein, translated to MTNFIRIKMGPNGVSGFSLKTKLMLFCVLFSLSQVHGYAISSKGAAKSQNVQQQKTITGQINDENGMPLPGVTVLEKGSKNAALTDFDGKFSLKVENENAVLVFSFMGYTNTEVSVKGKTTVNVKMQRATSSLEEVVVVGYGKMKKKDLTGAIAQVSPDRLVNQNPQTVQDILRGTPGVRVGYDPSAKGGGKIQIRGQTSVYTASTNKDEKSGPHNAPLIILDGMQFYGELSEINPDDIAQLDILKDASASSVYGSRAAAGVILISTKKGKTGKPMISFTTNTTISNKSAYRSVYSPEGYLKYREDWETAQTYGVNPATGQYEAFIAGTVANGKPGYFSNPNDLAKWGITEAQWLAYQPASQTNGKSSKEVWGNRLGLNFDPSLMANFLANKTHDWSDSSFRTGINHDNNLSISGASDRVNYYMSFGYLTSEGAIVGNDYKSARSNMKVDAKVTDWLDLGLNVNFQDRSDGDVTPSLDTRSGFNNMMRTSPFGTFIDANGNYERQPMGKNVSGQNYNYYYERQFIDKETGYTTLNTIFNAKVSLPAGITYTFNIAPRYQFFHDRYFRSTQNPNWPAATTGVNRNNSTRFDYNLNNTITWDYTIAQKHHIIATFVQEAEERRYWSDEIDAYNIQPSDALGFHYINTATMANSAIRSNDTHETADALMARLFYSFDNRYMLTATIRRDGYSAFGASNPYAVFPSFGVAWNFKNEKWFNWDAMSTGKLRLSWGQNGNRTLVDPYVSLANLVNTGTMGYLDASGKALEIKYLSLDRMANPNLEWEKTTSTNIGLDLGFLHDRITATIDAYRSSTHDMIMSQSLPGFTGFSTIATNLGEVQNQGIELSLNTLNMRKPNFEWRTSFGISYNENKIVSLYGNMVDIKDASGNVVGKKEGDDSANGWFIGRPITQIWDYKVTGIWQKDEWKEAQKYGQRPGDPKVANSYTADDVDAVDADGNPYKKAVYNEKDKQFLGNSNPPVQWMLRNDFKIYKNWDLGISMYSNMGGKSLDSNYMNTFNDSSLYKFNFNPYLNPYWTLDNPTNEWARLDAKGPAGTPVAPGRLYDRSFIRLDNISLAYTLPKDLMDKVHIKSIKIYASVQNVATWAASKEWKYYGDPETGGLATRQFNLGFNFQL
- a CDS encoding RagB/SusD family nutrient uptake outer membrane protein, whose protein sequence is MKKYIKNSISRLVPFVLLAALSSSCSKDFLEADPLSFYEPETTFSTEAGLQATLALCDKQLRNNYIHFGYSGVSVPIGTEYLFSDMAQYGKTDTGSNIADYANTIVPTGDYRRDAGGEHIYLGFLWTEAYTGIKNANTVLTYIDKVTTLSEDIKRKYIGQAYFHRAYRYLNLVYEFGDIPLITKILEVPKQSYYSTKKEAIIEMITADMEKAVEWVPEQAKIGYVGMISKGACRQLLIKCYLASGKFAEAEAQANILINQSGYSLVQGNLGIFDPGGNPTAWPITRNVIWDLHRPENKVIGSNTEAILVAPNGGAQSFLAFSSMRIFGPNWNDANLITPDGKTAAPRFPSNDKNNYNAKYDYQRAIGRGIGTISGSYYSQHPMWVVNGVEDKVDLRHNSTVGNWVNMEDLKYAPGAGGSATWAGQNFRMKDATGKLLAQDSIRDWFDFPHYKIFYHDVVAEANPAANDFQGATAGASAHMYIYRLAETYLLRAEARFYQGNVSGAAQDVNVVRARAKASRMYTTVTIGDICAERGRELYMEEWRNVELKRISHCLALSGKADEWGNTYNKDTWDKQSGKDATGGSYWWQRIVHYTLYNKYPAGISLKPGVKFYSMDKRNNYWPIPYRLAIEPNIKGQLSQNFGYDGYDAGVKVWDKWQDAVEDESKI
- a CDS encoding class I SAM-dependent methyltransferase; protein product: MADNNKNKEHWETVYETKSPSEVSWTQEIPETSLNFIASLELTKEAQIIDVGGGDSKLVDHLLKLGYKNITVLDISAKAIERAQKRLGDQAQKVTWIISDITNFEPERTYAVWHDRAAFHFLTTQEETSKYLNIVQQAVNGFLIIGTFSENGPTKCSGLDIKQYSEQTLTKKFENKFEKISCITVNHITPNDKIQNFTFCSFKNKNTTLLSSI
- a CDS encoding outer membrane beta-barrel protein, producing MKKYHLLVVFFFFSLAMSAQSSQSFLLNLYGGYTFSDRVDFDSSYGKVEDGFEYGIGLEYFIMDNASIELKYNRLDTHMPLYTKIPLNNGNIPAGSQVNVGDDKGAINYILADYTYYFGSSSQKALPFLGAGLGVAILETPKSGSGTYFAWEIKGGVKVKTNSPLSINLHAYLQSMSAAVGYDYYWDYYWGPVAVTDYASTFQFGLGASLSYDFSK